A window from Candidatus Omnitrophota bacterium encodes these proteins:
- a CDS encoding radical SAM protein produces the protein MKIVFIEPTASEGNVYSKSSMPLLGPVYLGTILKKRGHEVEIYNEDLHKPDYAKLDADLIGISILTSTAKRGYEIARQFPKEKVIIGGVHASLLPEEALPFCRQVVVGEADDVIVDVVEGKRIEPIVYGTPVQNLDTLPNPDFTLIKGFWSSFLTMPISTSRGCPFDCSFCSVTKIFGRKYRFRSAENIIEEMKSRRTRSFFFVDDNFTADPKRTRRLLELLLKNNINHWNCQVRCDAAKDKELLRLMAGAGCKAVCVGFESINPMTLKAYQKKQTLDDIVSAIRSFHRRKIKIHGMFILGGEDDGKGAIWETLKFAIKHKIDTIQMAILTPFPGTKVYESLDAQKRIFTKDWSLYDGQHVVFNPKLLSARDLQVNALQAYTKFYSLRRAFASLIQLHFRNAMFRFIGHFTIKEWVKHNCNMTWLAQPNQCFKRV, from the coding sequence ATGAAGATAGTTTTCATAGAGCCCACCGCTTCAGAAGGGAATGTCTACAGTAAATCATCCATGCCTCTATTGGGCCCGGTCTACCTCGGGACCATCTTAAAAAAAAGAGGGCATGAGGTCGAGATCTACAATGAAGATCTTCATAAACCGGATTATGCGAAGCTCGACGCGGATCTTATCGGCATCTCCATTTTGACTTCAACGGCCAAGCGGGGTTATGAAATAGCCAGACAATTTCCTAAAGAGAAAGTGATCATTGGCGGCGTTCACGCAAGCCTGCTCCCCGAGGAGGCGCTTCCATTCTGCAGGCAGGTTGTAGTGGGAGAGGCCGATGATGTTATTGTCGATGTAGTTGAGGGCAAAAGAATCGAGCCTATCGTTTACGGCACGCCGGTTCAGAATCTGGACACTTTACCTAACCCAGATTTCACATTGATAAAAGGATTTTGGTCCTCATTTCTTACCATGCCTATCTCTACGTCGAGAGGATGCCCCTTTGACTGCAGTTTTTGCTCTGTCACAAAGATCTTTGGCCGCAAATACCGTTTCCGTAGCGCTGAAAATATCATCGAAGAGATGAAGTCCAGGCGCACGAGATCGTTCTTCTTCGTAGATGATAATTTTACGGCAGACCCGAAACGCACGCGCCGCCTGCTGGAACTTCTACTGAAGAATAATATAAATCATTGGAATTGCCAGGTGCGCTGTGATGCCGCCAAAGATAAAGAGCTTTTAAGGCTTATGGCAGGCGCAGGATGCAAAGCCGTATGCGTTGGGTTCGAGTCTATAAATCCAATGACGTTAAAGGCCTACCAGAAGAAACAGACCCTCGATGATATCGTGAGCGCTATCCGTTCCTTCCATAGAAGAAAGATAAAGATCCATGGTATGTTTATCCTGGGGGGTGAGGATGACGGCAAAGGCGCTATATGGGAAACTTTGAAGTTTGCCATAAAGCATAAGATAGACACTATACAGATGGCGATACTTACTCCGTTCCCGGGCACGAAAGTCTATGAATCTCTCGATGCACAGAAGAGGATCTTCACAAAAGACTGGAGTCTTTATGACGGCCAGCACGTTGTATTTAATCCAAAATTGTTATCGGCAAGAGATCTGCAGGTGAATGCTCTTCAGGCGTATACAAAATTTTATTCTCTACGCAGGGCGTTTGCTTCGCTTATTCAACTGCATTTTAGAAATGCGATGTTTCGTTTTATAGGCCATTTTACTATCAAGGAATGGGTAAAACATAATTGTAATATGACTTGGTTGGCGCAACCTAACCAATGTTTTAAACGAGTTTAA
- the pflB gene encoding formate C-acetyltransferase has protein sequence MFIRGRWDKTIDMMDFVNRNYKPYDGDESFLCGPTVRTKKLWQKCLNLFEKEHKKGGVYDIDVSTVSTITSHRPGYIDKKLEIIKGLQTDKPLKRAIKPLGGIRIVENACKDYGYELDNKVKEIYLKYRKTHNDSVFDSYTADILKARGTGLITGLPDNYSRGRIIGDYRRVALYGIDKLIKVKKHDKELFEDYSSQEAIQLREEIADQIGALEDIVRLGKSYGCDLNRPAENAKEAIQWVYLAYLAAVKEQDGAAMSLGSVSNFFDIYIERDIGLGSLTEEKAQELIDDFVIKLRMVRHLRPKSYSEIFAGDPVWITESIAGVGIDGRHKVTKTSYRFLRTLYNLGPAPEPNLTVLWSSRLPDNFKRFCAKVSIATSSIQYENDDLMRLIGGDDYSISCCVSLLKNGSEMQYFGARCNLAKVLLYALNEGRDEITGEKIVPGIPPMSSDLLDHDEVKQGFMQVLRWTIRTYVQALNIIHSSHDRYYYERSQMALLNTELTRYMAFGIAGLSVVADSLSAIRYAKVRAMRNNKGLTAGFKISGDFPAFGNDDDRVDGRAVDLVNTFLAEIKKYKFYRDSLPALSVLTITSNVMYGKKTGATPDGRKKGEPFAPGANPMHGRDKSGVIASLNSVAGIPYSECRDGISNTFTTVPDTLGKTQEERVSNLVALLEGYFIKGAQHLNINVIDKKTLKDAMRHPHKYPQLTIRVSGYAVHFNKLLPDQQREVLARTFHEAM, from the coding sequence ATGTTCATACGGGGACGATGGGATAAGACGATAGATATGATGGATTTTGTTAATAGAAATTATAAGCCGTATGATGGCGATGAGTCATTCTTATGCGGGCCTACCGTAAGAACTAAAAAGTTATGGCAGAAGTGTCTTAATCTTTTTGAGAAAGAGCATAAGAAGGGCGGCGTATATGACATCGATGTGTCGACCGTATCGACGATCACAAGCCACAGGCCCGGTTATATAGATAAAAAACTCGAAATTATTAAAGGATTGCAGACCGACAAGCCGCTTAAAAGAGCGATAAAGCCGCTGGGAGGAATACGTATAGTCGAGAATGCCTGTAAGGATTATGGGTACGAACTGGATAACAAGGTAAAGGAGATATATTTAAAATATCGGAAGACGCATAATGACAGTGTGTTTGATTCTTATACTGCCGATATATTAAAAGCCCGCGGTACCGGGCTAATTACGGGACTACCGGATAATTATTCAAGAGGAAGGATCATAGGCGACTACAGGAGAGTGGCGCTCTATGGCATAGATAAGCTTATTAAAGTTAAAAAACATGATAAGGAGCTGTTCGAGGACTATTCTTCTCAGGAGGCGATACAATTAAGGGAAGAGATAGCGGATCAAATAGGCGCTTTAGAGGATATTGTAAGATTAGGTAAATCCTATGGGTGTGATTTAAACAGGCCGGCGGAGAATGCGAAAGAGGCTATCCAATGGGTTTATCTTGCTTATCTCGCCGCCGTAAAGGAGCAGGACGGCGCCGCTATGAGCTTAGGGAGCGTGAGCAATTTCTTCGATATATATATTGAAAGAGATATTGGCTTAGGGTCATTGACTGAAGAGAAAGCGCAGGAATTGATAGATGATTTTGTGATAAAACTGCGCATGGTACGTCACTTAAGGCCAAAATCATACTCTGAAATATTTGCCGGCGATCCGGTGTGGATCACAGAATCTATCGCTGGGGTGGGTATAGACGGAAGGCATAAGGTTACAAAGACATCCTACAGGTTTTTACGGACTTTGTACAATTTAGGGCCGGCGCCTGAGCCCAATCTTACAGTTCTATGGTCTTCCAGGCTTCCTGATAATTTTAAGAGATTCTGCGCCAAGGTATCTATCGCTACGAGTTCTATCCAGTACGAGAATGATGATTTAATGCGATTGATCGGCGGGGATGATTACAGTATCTCATGCTGTGTATCCCTGTTAAAAAACGGAAGCGAGATGCAATATTTCGGGGCGCGATGTAATCTTGCGAAGGTATTGCTTTACGCGTTAAATGAAGGCAGGGACGAGATCACCGGCGAAAAAATAGTTCCGGGAATACCTCCTATGAGTTCCGATCTCCTGGATCATGACGAAGTAAAACAGGGTTTTATGCAAGTATTGCGCTGGACGATCAGAACCTATGTCCAGGCTCTTAATATTATACATTCTTCGCACGACAGATATTATTATGAAAGATCGCAAATGGCGTTACTCAATACAGAGCTGACGCGTTATATGGCATTCGGTATCGCGGGATTATCGGTTGTCGCTGACTCTTTGAGCGCCATTCGTTATGCCAAAGTCAGGGCCATGCGTAATAATAAAGGCCTTACGGCAGGTTTTAAGATAAGCGGAGATTTTCCCGCCTTCGGGAATGATGATGACAGGGTAGATGGCAGGGCCGTTGATCTGGTAAATACATTTCTTGCGGAGATAAAAAAATATAAGTTTTACAGGGATTCTCTCCCGGCGCTTTCTGTTCTCACTATTACGTCGAATGTGATGTACGGTAAAAAAACAGGGGCTACTCCGGACGGCAGGAAAAAAGGCGAGCCTTTTGCTCCCGGGGCAAACCCAATGCATGGCAGAGATAAAAGCGGGGTTATAGCGTCCCTGAATTCCGTCGCGGGTATCCCGTATTCCGAATGCAGGGACGGCATATCGAACACATTCACTACCGTGCCGGATACTTTAGGAAAGACTCAAGAGGAGCGGGTCTCCAATCTCGTGGCATTGCTCGAAGGTTACTTTATCAAGGGCGCCCAACACCTGAATATCAACGTGATCGATAAGAAAACGCTTAAAGATGCCATGCGCCATCCGCATAAATATCCGCAACTTACTATTCGCGTGTCAGGATATGCGGTTCATTTCAACAAATTATTGCCCGATCAGCAGAGGGAGGTATTGGCGAGGACGTTTCATGAAGCCATGTAG
- a CDS encoding autotransporter domain-containing protein codes for MKKFFLAVLIFSVILLISAGYGFAADTVKQDTNTMNGLPDWSLGAIVAGQTGIFSSVISAGNAGDLTLGGEVACDGLVFQNDLNGDVLIKTGNTLHNGSVGLDMSAANNDVTMNCGIELVASQAFNVNTGRLLTIGGDITNNASTLTVTGAGNTTISGILGSGAGGLTKSGAGTLTLSNNSNSYTGVTTISDGTLSVATISDGGVVSAIGAAASVAANLVFDGGILDYTGATASTNRNFTINAGKTASITVDTAGTTLTMTGACPTTTGGLSKQGAGTLYLKGVNLYQGVTIINDGTLKIDADTAIGDGSAGNTIDFTGGTGILQSTATTDLGTNRAITLTADGTLQSDAGTLTVGGSVTNGANLLTVTGDGNTSITGVIGAGAGGLTKAGSGTLSLSNSNTYSGGTTLTAGNITLGNNTCLGDGDLTLNGASGTLQSNNDARSISNAIDLSATATNALIISGSNSLALTGNITNAGQIEINMTDISKALTLSGANNTYTGGTTLTAGKLNINSTTALGGATSAFTISGGTIDNTSAGAITLANNNTQSWNGDFAFGGTQNLNLGTGAVTMNAARQVTLGGSTLTVGGAVDNGGNTLTITTTSAAVTGNMALSGAISGSGGLTLANGAVTTLSGAASNTYSGTTTLGSAGFEKERLTLSKTGGAVAIAGNVTIDNYNSPFLDMTQANQFGATSVISWTTSGSGNGRFQMQGTNQTVAGISSTDSANAVIQNTPWGGGAGVWSDCTLTIDTAVGQSYTWNGMMRDKDNGASTGTLALTKSGTGTQILYGDSLSYTGKTTIAGGTLQLGTGTSGGTLSTSEIDFTGGLFQYGGTNTQDISSMIKNSTSAMSINTNGNDVTFASALAASNVGGLIKSGTGTLTLSGTNLYTGGTAINGGTITASNTKALASGNVAIEGGTLDVGTTSLDLGAGSTYTQGATAASTFMLTANSSSAYGSVKATGGASITAANSTVYVNVGGYIPNGASLTVIDTDGGVVDNAPGTITSSNSYVTFSGSRSSGNLILTAVRSGSNSFRGQATNTNAAAVGNVLDNVTNPTADMTNILNTMGNLSSSQVASSENTMSPTVDGAVTQSAIAMLNQVLDTLTIHLEDMRLPAGVTGVATGDDYFKGLGIWTQVLGDYAHQDPRQSSNGYNATSWGVTGGADIPLNIGIDSLRMGIGSGYGQTFVRSKDYCGHTDIDSIPGTIYCTYDNNKYPFYLDSAFTFMYNSYTGSRQIAVGAIERTAKADYSGQQYSGYVEGGYSFFYKNLRLTPLLALNYMHLRVGSYTETGADSLNLNVSSQDYDMFQTGIGMKLAYPVELKYVTILPDLHARWIYDWIGESQATTAGFSGGGTSFGTNGFRPARSAYNLGTKVGIMAKNNVSLDLDYDFLLKEDYYEHYGSLNVRYNF; via the coding sequence GCAAACAATGATGTAACCATGAATTGCGGTATAGAATTAGTTGCGAGCCAGGCTTTCAATGTCAATACCGGAAGGCTTCTAACTATAGGAGGCGATATTACTAATAACGCCAGCACCCTGACCGTAACAGGTGCCGGTAATACCACTATCAGCGGTATATTAGGCTCGGGAGCAGGCGGCCTGACTAAATCGGGGGCCGGGACTCTTACCTTGAGCAACAACTCTAATAGTTACACCGGTGTTACCACCATAAGCGACGGCACATTAAGCGTAGCTACTATTAGTGATGGCGGCGTTGTAAGCGCTATCGGTGCCGCGGCGAGCGTTGCGGCCAATCTTGTTTTCGACGGTGGCATTTTGGACTATACCGGTGCTACCGCCAGTACCAATCGAAATTTTACCATTAACGCCGGAAAGACGGCTTCTATTACCGTCGATACCGCCGGCACAACTCTTACAATGACCGGCGCGTGTCCGACAACTACAGGCGGTTTAAGTAAGCAGGGAGCAGGCACCCTTTATTTAAAAGGCGTAAACCTTTATCAGGGAGTGACTATAATCAATGATGGCACTCTAAAGATCGACGCGGACACTGCCATAGGCGATGGGTCGGCCGGTAACACCATTGACTTTACCGGTGGCACAGGCATTTTGCAAAGTACCGCCACCACTGATTTAGGGACTAACCGCGCAATTACGCTGACTGCAGACGGCACTCTGCAATCCGATGCCGGGACGCTTACGGTGGGCGGAAGTGTGACTAACGGAGCCAACCTGCTTACCGTAACCGGAGACGGCAATACTAGTATTACCGGAGTCATAGGCGCAGGCGCGGGCGGCCTGACTAAGGCCGGTAGCGGAACTCTTTCTTTGAGCAATAGCAATACCTATAGCGGCGGTACGACTCTTACTGCCGGCAATATTACTCTTGGTAATAACACCTGTTTGGGTGACGGAGACCTTACCTTAAACGGCGCTTCGGGTACCTTGCAGTCGAATAACGATGCCCGATCCATATCTAACGCTATCGATTTGAGCGCGACCGCTACGAATGCTCTTATAATATCCGGTTCGAATAGCCTTGCACTGACAGGCAATATAACTAATGCGGGGCAGATCGAGATCAATATGACTGATATCAGTAAAGCGCTAACTCTATCTGGCGCCAACAATACCTATACAGGCGGCACGACTCTTACTGCCGGTAAATTGAATATTAATAGTACCACGGCTCTTGGCGGCGCAACGAGCGCATTTACTATTTCCGGAGGTACTATCGATAATACGAGCGCCGGAGCTATCACGCTGGCAAACAATAATACTCAAAGCTGGAACGGCGACTTCGCATTTGGCGGTACTCAAAATCTTAATCTCGGCACTGGCGCTGTTACGATGAATGCCGCACGACAGGTTACGCTTGGCGGCAGTACGCTGACGGTCGGAGGCGCTGTCGATAACGGCGGGAACACGCTGACGATAACGACGACTTCCGCCGCGGTTACCGGCAATATGGCGCTTAGCGGCGCAATATCGGGTTCGGGCGGCCTTACGCTGGCCAACGGCGCTGTTACGACGTTATCGGGAGCCGCGTCAAATACATACAGCGGCACTACGACTCTTGGATCTGCCGGATTCGAAAAAGAGCGTTTGACGTTAAGTAAGACGGGCGGTGCTGTAGCTATCGCCGGAAATGTGACTATAGACAATTATAATTCGCCATTCCTCGATATGACACAGGCCAACCAATTTGGCGCTACTTCGGTGATAAGCTGGACCACTTCCGGTTCGGGTAACGGACGTTTTCAAATGCAGGGCACTAATCAGACGGTAGCGGGTATTTCCAGCACTGATAGCGCTAATGCTGTCATTCAGAATACACCGTGGGGAGGCGGAGCCGGTGTCTGGTCGGACTGCACATTGACTATTGATACCGCTGTCGGCCAATCTTATACTTGGAACGGAATGATGCGTGACAAAGATAATGGTGCCTCGACCGGCACGCTCGCTCTGACAAAAAGCGGTACCGGAACACAGATATTGTACGGTGATAGCCTTAGTTATACCGGAAAGACGACGATTGCCGGCGGGACGCTTCAGCTCGGTACCGGTACTTCAGGCGGCACTCTCTCAACCAGTGAGATCGATTTTACAGGCGGTTTGTTCCAATACGGCGGCACTAATACACAGGATATTTCTAGTATGATCAAAAATAGTACCAGCGCCATGAGTATCAATACAAATGGTAACGATGTTACGTTCGCAAGCGCGTTAGCGGCCTCCAATGTGGGCGGCTTGATCAAATCAGGCACAGGCACTCTGACTCTATCAGGCACTAACTTATACACTGGCGGCACCGCCATTAACGGCGGCACGATAACGGCCAGTAACACTAAAGCCTTAGCTTCCGGCAACGTTGCGATAGAAGGCGGCACGCTGGATGTCGGTACTACCAGTCTCGATCTTGGAGCCGGCTCTACCTATACGCAGGGTGCTACCGCGGCATCAACGTTTATGCTTACCGCGAACTCTTCCAGTGCTTATGGCTCCGTGAAAGCTACCGGTGGGGCTAGCATTACCGCTGCTAATAGTACGGTATACGTTAACGTGGGTGGATATATACCTAATGGCGCATCTCTTACGGTTATTGATACCGACGGCGGCGTAGTTGACAATGCGCCAGGAACCATAACATCAAGTAATTCGTATGTTACGTTTTCGGGGTCGAGGTCCAGCGGTAACCTAATCCTTACCGCCGTTCGTTCCGGGTCCAACAGCTTTAGGGGACAGGCAACTAATACGAACGCAGCGGCTGTCGGTAATGTGTTGGATAATGTTACCAATCCGACAGCCGACATGACCAATATTCTTAATACCATGGGCAACTTATCATCTAGTCAGGTAGCTTCCTCCGAGAATACTATGAGCCCTACAGTAGACGGCGCGGTGACCCAATCAGCCATAGCCATGCTTAATCAGGTACTCGATACGTTGACGATACATCTTGAAGACATGCGCTTACCGGCCGGTGTTACTGGTGTCGCAACAGGCGATGATTATTTTAAGGGCCTAGGCATCTGGACCCAGGTCTTAGGTGATTACGCCCATCAGGATCCGCGCCAGTCGAGTAACGGCTACAATGCTACTTCATGGGGCGTGACGGGCGGCGCAGATATTCCTCTTAATATAGGTATCGATTCTCTGCGCATGGGCATAGGCTCTGGTTACGGGCAGACATTTGTAAGGTCAAAAGATTATTGCGGACATACAGATATTGACTCTATTCCCGGCACCATATACTGCACTTACGATAATAACAAATACCCGTTCTATCTCGACTCCGCGTTTACATTCATGTATAACAGCTACACAGGTTCCCGCCAGATAGCGGTGGGCGCTATCGAGCGTACGGCAAAAGCTGATTATAGCGGCCAGCAATACAGTGGATATGTCGAAGGCGGTTATTCATTCTTCTATAAGAATCTACGCTTAACACCGCTTCTGGCTCTGAACTACATGCATCTGCGTGTCGGAAGCTATACTGAAACAGGCGCAGATTCCCTCAATCTGAACGTCAGCTCTCAGGATTACGATATGTTTCAGACCGGTATCGGCATGAAATTAGCCTATCCAGTAGAATTGAAATACGTCACTATATTACCGGATCTACACGCCAGATGGATCTATGACTGGATCGGCGAAAGCCAAGCGACGACAGCAGGTTTCTCCGGCGGCGGTACTTCTTTCGGGACAAATGGTTTCAGGCCCGCCAGGTCCGCATATAATTTAGGAACAAAAGTAGGTATAATGGCGAAAAATAATGTCTCTCTTGATTTGGATTATGACTTCCTGCTCAAAGAAGATTACTACGAGCATTACGGAAGTCTAAACGTAAGATATAATTTCTAA
- a CDS encoding alpha/beta hydrolase, translated as MAGCATVNSGYRIADNIVSENNLKKEYIKTGLCTLTVFSKITSPGKPLAVYIEGDGAAWKTRRELSGDPTPRHALALSLAVMDHSGNVAYLARPGQLTISGNPDCDPEYWSRKRFSGEVMSAMNSAINELKAQSKSKDINLVGYSGGATIAIIIASRRNDVVSIRTIAGNLDPEAVNLYHKVTPLEGALSPMDFASKVSDIPQRHFAAVDDQVIPLSIIESFADRIGDEKHESITIVKGASHAFGWQKAWPLLVDIPLHCKKDPTK; from the coding sequence TTGGCTGGATGCGCCACTGTCAATAGCGGATATCGTATAGCCGACAACATCGTCTCAGAAAACAATTTAAAAAAAGAATACATAAAGACCGGGCTATGTACCCTTACGGTTTTTAGCAAGATTACCTCTCCGGGCAAACCTCTTGCAGTCTATATAGAAGGTGACGGCGCGGCATGGAAAACACGCCGTGAACTATCCGGCGATCCGACGCCGCGCCACGCACTTGCCCTTTCGCTTGCAGTCATGGACCATTCCGGGAACGTTGCTTATTTAGCCAGACCCGGCCAGTTAACTATTTCCGGAAACCCGGATTGTGATCCGGAATATTGGTCTAGAAAGCGTTTCTCGGGTGAAGTTATGAGCGCCATGAATTCGGCAATTAATGAACTGAAGGCGCAGAGTAAGTCAAAAGATATAAATTTAGTGGGCTATTCCGGCGGGGCTACCATCGCTATTATTATCGCGTCGCGAAGAAACGACGTAGTAAGCATTCGTACGATCGCCGGAAATCTCGATCCGGAAGCCGTTAATCTATACCATAAAGTTACACCTCTCGAAGGGGCGTTGAGCCCAATGGATTTTGCCTCAAAGGTATCGGATATTCCGCAACGACATTTTGCCGCAGTGGATGATCAAGTCATACCTCTATCTATTATTGAATCATTTGCTGACAGGATCGGCGACGAAAAACACGAAAGTATAACTATCGTAAAAGGCGCAAGTCATGCATTTGGTTGGCAGAAAGCCTGGCCGTTGCTTGTCGACATTCCTTTGCATTGTAAGAAGGATCCGACAAAATAG
- the pflA gene encoding pyruvate formate-lyase-activating protein: MKPCSRRSRAGRIHSIESFATQDGPGIRFLVFLQGCAAGCLYCQNPDTWDLKAGFDMTAEDVLKKVKRCMPYIKASGGGITVSGGEPLLQMEFLIELFRLCKKNNIHTAVDTSAFYNDHNRKLLQKLISLTDLFILDIKAAREVLHKKITSRPLGEVIDFLNILELEKKPYWLRYVLVPKLNDSKKDMQALKKILDGQAHCEKFEFLPYHTLGKHKWECMKLKYPLGDTDPASPKDIKKALAGIG, translated from the coding sequence ATGAAGCCATGTAGCAGAAGATCTCGCGCCGGAAGGATACATTCGATAGAAAGTTTTGCGACACAGGATGGTCCCGGCATACGTTTTCTTGTGTTTCTGCAGGGGTGTGCCGCCGGCTGTTTATATTGTCAGAATCCGGATACCTGGGATTTAAAAGCCGGATTTGATATGACCGCGGAGGACGTGCTTAAAAAAGTGAAACGTTGCATGCCGTATATAAAAGCATCCGGCGGAGGCATCACGGTTTCCGGGGGAGAGCCTCTTTTGCAGATGGAGTTCCTGATAGAGTTATTCAGGCTCTGTAAAAAGAATAACATCCATACCGCCGTGGATACAAGCGCTTTTTATAATGACCATAATAGGAAGTTACTGCAGAAGCTTATTTCGCTTACAGATCTTTTTATCCTTGATATAAAGGCCGCGCGCGAGGTATTGCATAAAAAGATAACGTCGAGGCCTTTAGGTGAGGTAATCGATTTTTTGAACATCCTGGAATTAGAAAAAAAGCCTTATTGGTTAAGATATGTTCTTGTTCCCAAATTGAACGATTCGAAAAAAGATATGCAGGCGTTAAAGAAGATACTCGACGGGCAAGCCCATTGTGAAAAATTCGAATTTCTGCCTTATCATACCCTGGGTAAGCATAAATGGGAATGTATGAAACTAAAATATCCGCTTGGCGATACCGATCCGGCAAGCCCGAAAGATATAAAAAAAGCTTTAGCCGGTATCGGATAA